A single window of Candidatus Nitrosocosmicus arcticus DNA harbors:
- a CDS encoding TRAM domain-containing protein yields the protein MENSESQPSGIEQISQGDNGQRRFPNRRNENGGGNGNGGGSYNRFFKPSPVNAGEEHEIDIESMSKRGDAGVGRIQGLVIFVPNTKVGDKVKVKITRVGRGYATADLVEAKPEE from the coding sequence TTGGAAAACAGTGAATCACAACCATCCGGAATAGAACAAATTTCACAAGGTGACAACGGTCAAAGAAGATTTCCCAATAGGAGAAATGAAAATGGAGGCGGTAATGGCAATGGAGGCGGTAGCTACAACAGATTTTTTAAGCCATCCCCAGTAAATGCAGGAGAAGAACATGAAATAGATATAGAATCCATGAGTAAAAGAGGAGATGCAGGTGTAGGAAGGATTCAAGGATTAGTTATTTTCGTTCCGAATACGAAAGTAGGAGACAAAGTCAAAGTTAAGATTACCCGAGTAGGAAGAGGTTATGCTACAGCAGATTTGGTAGAAGCTAAACCTGAAGAATAA
- a CDS encoding sn-glycerol-1-phosphate dehydrogenase, which translates to MQLPRKVIIGNNILKDSGEFIKDSDQNVNKIAIITGKNVKNKIAGIIENSLTESNLQFEWIIAKEASFHQVDLITNLLKDRNISIIMGLGGGRCIDLGKMIANRLKISFVSIPTSASHDGISSPFVSLKGNDRPYSIKADTPIEIIGDLDIISNAPYRLIASGCGDLIAKTTAVKDWELARDYNNEYYGEYAAKLAYLGSRMIIDISKKIIKNQITIQVTRTIVEGLISSGVAAGIAGSSRPCSGSEHLFSHALEYITENKCGLHGERVGIGTIIMSKLHNLDWLEIREALKRIGAPTTSKEIKVDKDQLIEALLLAKKIRPERYTILNRLDLSPSKYQDILDELGILD; encoded by the coding sequence ATGCAGTTACCTAGGAAGGTAATAATAGGAAATAATATTTTAAAGGATTCAGGAGAGTTCATCAAAGATAGTGACCAGAATGTTAATAAAATCGCGATCATAACTGGTAAAAATGTCAAAAATAAAATAGCAGGAATTATAGAAAACAGCTTAACTGAAAGTAATCTCCAATTTGAATGGATAATTGCAAAAGAAGCATCATTTCATCAAGTCGACTTGATTACAAATCTGCTAAAGGATAGGAACATTTCCATCATCATGGGTTTGGGAGGAGGTAGATGCATAGACCTAGGAAAAATGATAGCAAACCGGTTGAAAATATCGTTCGTCAGTATTCCCACATCAGCCTCACATGATGGAATCTCTAGTCCTTTTGTTTCGCTTAAAGGAAATGATAGACCTTATTCAATAAAGGCGGATACACCTATAGAGATCATTGGAGATTTAGACATTATTTCAAATGCCCCTTATAGGCTAATTGCCAGTGGGTGTGGAGATTTAATTGCAAAGACAACAGCCGTAAAAGACTGGGAGTTAGCAAGAGATTATAATAACGAGTACTACGGCGAATATGCAGCAAAGTTGGCCTACTTAGGGTCAAGGATGATTATAGATATTTCAAAGAAAATTATCAAAAATCAAATTACTATTCAAGTAACAAGGACTATTGTTGAAGGATTAATAAGTTCAGGCGTAGCAGCTGGTATAGCTGGAAGTAGCAGGCCCTGCTCAGGGTCAGAGCATCTCTTTAGCCATGCACTAGAATACATAACTGAAAATAAATGTGGATTACATGGTGAAAGGGTAGGGATTGGAACCATAATTATGTCTAAATTGCATAATTTGGATTGGTTGGAAATTAGAGAAGCCCTGAAAAGAATTGGTGCCCCCACAACTTCTAAGGAAATAAAGGTAGATAAAGATCAACTAATAGAAGCCTTATTGCTTGCAAAGAAAATCCGACCCGAAAGGTACACCATTTTAAATAGGCTTGATCTTAGTCCCTCAAAGTATCAAGACATTCTGGATGAATTGGGGATCTTAGATTGA